The Lolium perenne isolate Kyuss_39 chromosome 6, Kyuss_2.0, whole genome shotgun sequence genome segment agATGTGGTACTACCCCCTCAATATGACCATCCACTTTTGCGCGCTCAATAATTATAGCAAGCATATCAGCTACTATGTTGAATAACATAGGAGATAATGGATCACCTTGCCGTAATCCCTTTTTCGTCTGAAAGTAATTACCCACATCATCATTGACTTTAATGGCAACACTTTCACCGAAAATGATATTATGAATCAAAGCACGCCACTCatcagaaaaacctttcatcctgagtgtctgttaAAGGAAAGACCATTTGACTTTGTCATAAGCCTTTTCAAAGTCAATTTTTCAAATAACACCATTCAACTTTTTTCGGTGAAGCTCATGCACTGTTTCATGCAAAGTTACTACCCCGTCCAGGATGTTTCTTCCTTGCATGAAGGTCGTTTGAGACGGTCGCACAACATGATCAGCAACCGAGTTACGTCTTAAAGTTGTGGTTTTTGTAAAGATCTTAAAGCTCACGTTAAGAAGGCAGATAGGACGGTATTGTTGAATCCGTTCTGCTTCCATAACCTTTGGCAATAAGATTATCTCACCAAAATTAAGACGAAACAATTCAAGTTGATCTGCGGTGCAATGCAGAAAACAAAGCTAAAAGGTTCGGTTTGATTGTGTCCCAGAAATTTTGATAAAATTCTGCTGGAAAACCATCAGGCCCTGGTGCTTTATTATGCTCCATTAGGAAAATCGCCTTTCCCACCTCCTCCTCTGAATAAGGAGCCGTAAGAAAGGCATTTTCCTCCGCGGATACTTGGGGAATATCCTGAGTCCTGGATTCTTCCAAAGTGAAAGTTCCTTCTTCTGGTTCCCCAAAAAGAtccttataataattagtaatataAGATTTAAGTTGCTCATACCCAACAATCGTACCCTCATCCTGAACAAGAGAATGAATAAGTTTCTTCCTATGTCTGCCATTAGCGACAGAATGGAAGTATCTTGTGTTCGAGTCTCCTTCTAGGATAAATTGTACCTTTGATCGTTGATACCATTTCAGCTCCTCTTCTCTCAACATGGAAGCCATTTGCGCATTATATTGACTCTTAAGTTCAATTTCTTGCGTTGATAACAACCGTGTCTCAGCGAGAGCTTCCAGGTCATCAACCAGGGTTGACAAGCGCAACTTTTCAGACTTTAAAATCCCTGCTACATGCTCGGATGCACATCACTAACAAGGCGACGGTGCCACCGACTGCTCCCACGGACACCAGGAATATGTGGCTGTCATCCTCGCCACGAACGCAGACGGCATGACACCTCATCTTCACTAGAACTTCGGCCGCGTTGTTGCACTCCCTCGGATGCACACCAACGACATGGCGATGTTACCGCCAAGTGCGCTCACAGTTGCCAAGAATTTGTGGCCGTCGTCCCCGACCAAGAGTGCATGTGTGTAACACCCCGGCCACCCCCCGACCGGGCATGTCACCCCTGGCAGCTCTTTAGGATCTCTAGACTAGCCCCACAGACCAACACATGTCTTTCCTGCGCACTTTGTCCTCACTCGTGCGCACCCGGGAAGTACTTCCCGGTCAGTCACCCATCTTCAAATCGCTCCgggccaagcacgcttaacctcgGAGTTCTTTGGAGGTGAGCTTCCGGAAAAGAAGTTGCAACTTGTTGGTATGAGTATTctatcaatcctattaagccCTAGGCCAGGATATCACACTGTGTTAGGCCACCTCGTCTTCACGAGAAACCTTCGCCGCGCCGTTGTGCTCGCACGGGTGCATGCCAACGACATGGCAACGACGCCACCGAGTGCACCCacagtcttcctcttcctcctctttctctttcttttctttttcttcatccTCACATACAAGTGTATACAACTACACATGTATTTCTCAAACTCCACCAAAAGGAGAAATTTGCAACACCAAAGTTGTGGGAAATAGCAAGATCAAGCTACTCTTGAAAGAAAATTACGAATGGTTGATTGTGTGCGAAAAATATGAAGAAATTCGTCTAAAAAAGATCCAGGTTTGACCACGGAGTCGAGAAGACACATAAAATTGTGGAAAAAAAAGATATTTTTAATGAACCGTGTATAAATGACAAAAAAGAAACTCGTGAGAAGCTATTGTGGAGACCCAAAAATTATCTTTTTCACAAGTCACGTACAATGTTTAAAAAAATCTAAGGATACTTTGGTAGCAAGCATCCTTTTTCCGTCTTCGGCTGACAGTGCTAAATCGAAACAGGTCGGACAAAAACGAGAATTTTGCAAAATCTGCATTTCGGGTTTGGTAGCCTGCACCGACAGTGTTGGCACGAGTTGCCAAGAATACAAGTTATTTGGTTGCGGATACATAAGCCAGTAGTGTGGCTTGTTGGTGGCAACCATCGCGCCGAGCGATGGTGCTCTTCACCGGTGTCTACACCAAAACCATGGCCGCGCCGGCGGCACTCGCCCGGATGCACATCACCAACAAGGCAACGACGCCGCTAACCGCTCCCACGGTCGCCAGGAATCTATGCCGTCATCCTCGGCCACGAGCGCCGGCGGCAGGACACCTCGTCTGCACGAGAACTTCAGCCGCGCTGTTGCACTCGCTCGGATGCACACAAACGACACGACGATGGCACCGCCAACTGCGTCCACAGTTGCCAAGAATTTGTGGCTGACGTCCCCGACCAAGAGCGCCGGTAGCAGGCCACCTCGTCTTAATGAGAAACCTTGGCCGCGCCGTTGCTCGCAAGGGTGCACGCCAAGGACACGACGATGAGGCCACCTTGTGCGCCCacattcttcctcttcctctttcttctcttcttcttcaacctcaCGTACACGTGTACACAACTACATATGTATTTCTCAACCTCCACCAAATGGAGAAATTTGCAATACCAAAGTTGTAGAAAATAGCAAGATCAAGCTACTCGATCTTCAAACGAAATTTCGAACGGCTGATTGTGTGTGAAAAATATGAAGAAATTCATCCAAAAAAGATCCAAGTTTGAAGTCGAGAAGATACACTCCATGAAACTCGGTGTTGATGGTCAGAAACGAACCCTATCGATGacgcttagagcatctctagcagagcccgtaaactGGGCAAAACCAGAAATAACCGCCAGTTTACGGGTTCGGTTCGAAAATCGGCGCAGATCAGTTACTCTAAACGGGACGAAACCGAAAAAAAATTACAGGCCGAGCCTGAAAACCAAACTCCGCCCCCTATTTGTAGGGGTTGGAAAGTCAAACTGAAGGCAAACATGTATTCCTAGTGGCGTTTTGGCGGGCTGAAACTTCAACTCGCTGAAACTTCAACTCCAAACACTGCATTTCTGTCGGAGGACTCCTGGAATACGACCAAAATTTGGCAAAATCCGGCCGGAGGACCTGCGTTGCGAGCTCGGGGAAGGGAGAGCGGCCAGCCGGCCAGCCACAAGTGCGTCGGGCGCAGGCGGGGCGGCCTGGAGGCGTCCGTGATGGGGCGGGGTCGAGTTCGTCGGAGCGGGGCAGGTCGGGGCGAGGAGGAGCAGGGGCAGGCCGGGGCGAGGCGGGGCATGGGCAGGCAGGGGCAGGGCTGGGGCGGCGCGGGGCAGGGCTGGGGCGACgcgggtgacaagggattaacttgtcaatgcctatggattgtaggctagggtttagttagaagtagagagtaagtagatctcgaaggtttcagccgaaaagtactcgacgattgtgaaaactagggtttgcagacaatgattcggttaattctttgtccctcgactcccccttatatatgaggtgaagccgagggattcgtgctatacaagtttacagagtccgggacggtttctaactcatcccgccagattacaaacaacacttcctattacaactctatctttccttagtaaatcttggactcccgaatcttcttattcttcgggtattgggcctccagtaaaccccgggtaccatcttcggcaggcccatttgggatgcctatgtcagtagcccccgagattttgcttgaatcgtagagtcagggaaaatctccattgtttatttttactcgaaagctttaaccttttatatttcttcacataaaattctatattgtacagggatactggtaattggggctagttcatctgacggatcaggtactagttaactgctctagtggcaatccgcaaaaacctacttcaaaatcacgtccccggacatgatctcgggatactggtgtaaacgtcgacaggtgccgcttaaggtcttaccattctgtcgagtcccagtcaaatttatcgggtacctaacgcgtccgttaggatttttcttcgtatctgttgatacggataaaagtagcagagcgcagtctttggcgatgccacgcccagcagaacggatctggggtcttaccttcgcaaatttgcggcattcagaaattgatcgcaacttcggcgttctgagaatatattgtcgagtgcttttccggctgttggaatggcacattttatcgagtcatatatgacttatattgttctcccgatgggagtatatgtagagttaattataactcgaaatatactctcttgtttttctatttttgttaatttcatcgggcacgcgaacagcgttcccgatgggagtagcccccgaggctacaaccaagaacttgtgcttggttgtaggctcaacattttagtccaccttgtcgctatattttcattacttcccaatatgatctctttcttcttctctcttttttttttatctctcgggtgcgcgaacagcgttctcgatgggagtagcccccgaggctacagccaaggacttgtgcttggttgtaggctaccgcaatttctatatttatcatactcgaaaatttacttttttcagAAGTAGccaccgagcatttgggcaaaaacttgtatttgaccaaaggttcACGAGGTATTGAAAAATTCTTTCTGTCGCCGTATTTCGtttcgacatacttcccttaatcaaatttacttcatcctcctcgaatagtcgtgatttttctgccctgtgggtccattgcttcgactacgttgacacgtcgtgcaagtagtggacacacgtcctccgcttttcctggcgcacgtacggtaacgcctatttcagtaaaaatactcttttgcccttgtgtctagaagatccatcctcaccacacgatttcttcatccaacggcacactgcttcacccgaatcttatataaacccttcttcaaccttcgttcatccctcgcttgcgccgctcacctgttcctcttcgcaaaacttccccgcgcccaactctctccaatcttccgtacgcacatacattgctctgccttgccgttgatgccaccgcgcacgcgtccgACTCGCCAcgacgccggaatccaagatggccgccgaggatcttgagtgggagagatccaaaatctccaatcaagacatcaacacgctgaagaggctcggcctcatgacgaaggagaacgccatccgctttcctagcgaagaaagctaccccaagcctccaatggagtatcgggttagttttgttgatcatctgatccgcggcctttcaaccccaatccacgatttcctccgcggccttctttttgtttatgggattcaactgcaccagttgactcccaattccatccttcacatttctatttttatcacactttgcgaatgcttcctcggaatcactcccaattgggctctgtggaagcgcattttctgcctccgccgtaatggctcccacaacgtcacttataacataggtggcgttgttatctgtgttcggactgatgtcgattatttcgacgtcaagtttcctgattctgtccaaggatggcgcaaaaagtggctctacatccacgaagaaagcgccaattctgtggagcacaacatagttcctttcgacggaagtgccaagatTCAGCGCTGCCgttctgggatgccgaagcttcgaagaagagaaaaagcgacagaggcgctcatggctcgtatccgtcatcttcaaaacactcgaggcaaagagctatctggtgttcaaattacgcctacttccttaggattagagtgcagcctcttcaggctcgcaaaaatcccctttggacgtattcagtgaaaatgacgccaacagaatctccgtgatctttctgtaaaggacttggaaaaattggttcgaagaatttctcgattaggcaagaaggatcctattccctcctcctgtcgagtggaaccatacagtgcttccaatcctcttcccgaggtattttgtcttctcgaagttttatcttgttttgaactgttcctcgtatcttatttggcggtggtatctcacttattctcttttgtcactatttctttgtagaatcatcctactatggcctcccttcctcctcttccccgaggatggagaggtcgaagaaagagccgttgtcgatgatgtcaaccaggagaccccctcttttgtgaatgaacccgcagattctcgaaaatctgcgggatctactgagaaggatgctgcctctgaagatacaacatcagcgcaatctcctcctcctgctgtttctccgaagagcaaaaggaaaaggagcaatgccgaagattccgggacctcgaaacccgaagaaactgctcctgcacctcaaaaagcaacttatgatccatacatcgagagtatcatcagctcgtaggttccttgctcttttccttttctatttgaagaattttattttgccttgctttttatgctgccactattttgtcgcagtgatgatgaagaaacaccaactttagatgtggctgctcgagcaggcacgtcacatactttagttatttcagaaaaaccagttgaaggggaggaatcgtcgcctcctcaacaaaatgttaatacatctactcctccttcgagcccccgtgccccttcaccaaaaagggcacgggttgaaaagattgttgatcctgcccctcagttgggcagttcgtcgactctgctcttagatgatgtaagtttgtcggcatctatattttccttattttgttttttcacaccttttctctttttcatgccgatgtttcttttgatgtacttacctttgaacagccaatgatcaaagagcttcttcggatcgggtcccaatttgttgggtaccgtgaatatgccgccagagccgaaggtaacgacttttatacttgctatttttctttgactttctattcctgttgcttgtcgctattttttgatctttcttttctttctttttcatatctcgacagaaaaactttcagaggctaacgaacgcgccgacgcactggctcaaaaacttgagcaaagtgaggcggctcgcaagaaagccgaactcgctgctagcaaagccaaggtcgaagctgatgaagctaaggcgaaagctgctggtgtcgaggaactgcagaagaaacttgaggatgcgacagctgccttggatgagcacaaagctgcacaagcttctcgtgacgaaggaatcctcaagcgtttgaagtcgcaaagtcgacgtactctgagtaatattatcaatcccttttattttactgcacttcctgttccttggttgttgactgatgtcttgtctcgtgtggcagcccaaacaaaccaggattttgatctggataatcctgtcaatgaccctctccttgatgcactttctcttctggagttccatgggcgcgaaattcgtgaaggcgtggccaatgccagtgcaagtttgtcggcgttgttcccctacttcttcccgaagaaagaggaaccttcgactttccttgcccttgccaagcttttcaattcgtcggaagacctgggattgaagatgcgtcaggagaatatgaaggttgctttgtcgaaatcttgttgccctggttgctgacagccaacagacgcttgattggatgaaggttggcgacaccagccagatagagcattcgagatggaggtcgctgatcaaggcagccaagcccaacacgaagaagatcttggcgtatctggggatcaagccagcttcgactcctagctcctcgaggccggaggtctagttgcatgcctctgtttttctttctgtttcttttgcttctgtcgccaaagtagtcatttggcgacacgtactttcttaactccactgtaatgcccttgtaattattcccagagattaatgaagacttctatctttgcttgttatttgatgttgtcttgtttatttttcagttgatatttgataactatactccatcttctgctccttccaatgtttcgccttcttcttcccgcgaggaaagcttttggtgataccgctcacatcgacgataccttgtcgcaagaactggatgaacttcggcaacaacttcagtatgcgaagaagcaaacacttgtgatgatggagcaatctcgtaagtcatctgaagccgagaaaattgctcttcaacaagctcgcgaggccgtagctgctaaggaaattgttgcttccgaggctgaaaaggcgactattcgagaaaatttcatgctcgaattaatgaatgaagccagtgcagatatgtcgggtatgcctgttttatccgctgatatcctttatctgcatactattgtttctttgaaggtttccgcttttttgttttgataggtgcctttactgatgctgctgccgaggaagaaagagtgaatgctaggacaaccctccttgttaatctctccttggaccatggttctttgttttgggctaccccggaaaggacccgccaaattgtcagatttcaagatcgcgcttctcaaactcgcgatttcctcgacttctgtaccaagaccttgtccatggtttacaactccatgtttcctcgcaacgttcaaccaaaaactcttcctgaattgatggaaaggttcaaggatgctcgcagtatccatgattttgtcaaagctcaactagtagctggcgccagatttgctcttatcatgctccaaatctgccactcgaagcttgaccttacccaggttgtcgagaaggttcaccaaaaagtaaaacggcggagggttggtgttgacaggattaacacgaaggttacgcctatagccgaagaaatgattgaggacctgcttcggatggatgccgacttttttgccgatggccattatgccgattttcttggtgctgctcctgaggaaaacagagttactcttgatgacatattgaatcaagactagttagtttcttcttgtagatatttcttctttgtaatccatgactatattgtaaagcaatcattatatttctctgtttgtttagcccccgagtgtttcggtgactctttactatatttgtatacttgcgaggttttgaaccaaggcatttatatatttaaggcgaatatgagcccccaagctttttattgagcactattttgtatttttgttgactcacgaggtatttgaataccaaggcaagttttttcttttgtcgatgaactatattgatattcgtcggagcgaagactttggtcatgtcgataaagaagaaaagttatattgtcactatctttattatattgcagcaccgcgagcccgcctcattaaaaaccttctccggccccactcggtgccccgaaaaaggaaaagagtgcgtctgaaaactcgcgggcgtttcagtacattgaagctttacaaagactatatttttgactctaggcgtaaaaacgcctaagttgcgccacgttccaggggtttggctcctccacccctgtcttcttgtcctttattctgtatgctcctcctccaattacttccgtgacaatgtacgggccaagccatggtgactcgagtttttcatgacttttttgcgtgagccgaagaactaggtctcccacctgaaaagatcttggccgcaaacgtcgactgtggtaattcttcaagtcctgttgatatttggtgacccgagataatacttcatctcgagcttcatcaagtgcgtcgacgtcgtcttctagcattcttctcgacgtttcttcatcatattcagcgacacgtggagagttgtgctctatctcgattggtagtactgcctctgctccatgaaccaggaaaaacggagtttcctgcgttgctgtgtttggtgttgttcggatgctccacaacacgcttggtagttcttctggccaggtatgtcgagctttttccagtggtcctaacaagcgcttcttgataccattgcagatgatgccattggctttctcgacttgcccattggtttgaggatgtgcaactgacgcaaagttcagcttaatacccacctcttcgcaataatctttgaattcatgggatgtgaagttgctgccgttgtacgtgacgatctttgtggggcactccaaatctgaagacgaggcctttacttaattttactgcggatgctccatctggtgaatttatcggcttcgcttctatccactttgtaaacttatcgacagctactagcatgtactcctttcctcctggccaagatttgtgtaacttacccaccatatcaagtccccattgagcaaagggccatgacaatggtattggtgctagctctgctgctggagagtggggttttgcggcaaacctttgacacgcgtcgcaagttcttactatgtccttggcgtcctcgattgctgtcaaccaaagagaatcctgcccgaaaaaccttggctgcaatagctcgactacttgcgtggtggccacatattccttcgtgtacatccttcagaattattcttccttcttcgggtgtgacgcacctttgcaagacgcccgaaatacttcgttt includes the following:
- the LOC139832422 gene encoding uncharacterized protein, with amino-acid sequence MIKELLRIGSQFVGYREYAARAEEKLSEANERADALAQKLEQSEAARKKAELAASKAKVEADEAKAKAAGVEELQKKLEDATAALDEHKAAQASRDEGILKRLKSQSRRTLTQTNQDFDLDNPVNDPLLDALSLLEFHGREIREGVANASASLSALFPYFFPKKEEPSTFLALAKLFNSSEDLGLKMRQENMKVALSKSCCPGC